The proteins below come from a single Verrucomicrobiota bacterium genomic window:
- a CDS encoding class I SAM-dependent methyltransferase, producing the protein MRLSRKIEKLWTGEFLDSAVDAFHRWRHPLDAKSLVQKVDLAKLDLIRAKYEIQGERVAWPKYVNAEHWFNKAIGQVRELHLDRGTGKTILDLGSGAGYFLFTCKQVGHDGLGLDLPEPAYFGEMFDLLGLKRVIWRINPHQPLPDLGRKFDLVTAFAICFNGHNSDQVWGPAEWEFFLRDLETRFLKPGGEVFLALNPEPYGHFTPELERYFRARGGSIHRGKVRLSGNAG; encoded by the coding sequence ATGCGACTGTCTCGTAAGATTGAAAAACTCTGGACGGGCGAATTCCTCGATAGCGCCGTCGATGCTTTCCACCGTTGGCGTCACCCGCTCGACGCCAAAAGCCTGGTTCAGAAAGTTGACCTGGCGAAGTTAGACCTGATCCGCGCCAAGTACGAAATCCAGGGCGAACGGGTAGCCTGGCCGAAGTACGTCAACGCCGAACACTGGTTTAACAAAGCGATCGGACAGGTGCGCGAGTTGCATCTTGACCGCGGAACCGGCAAGACCATTCTCGACCTGGGCAGCGGCGCGGGCTATTTCCTGTTCACGTGCAAACAAGTCGGACACGACGGGCTTGGGTTGGACCTGCCGGAGCCGGCTTATTTCGGCGAGATGTTCGATCTGCTCGGCCTTAAGCGGGTCATCTGGCGCATCAACCCACACCAGCCCTTGCCTGATCTCGGCCGGAAATTCGATCTGGTAACCGCTTTCGCGATCTGCTTCAACGGGCATAACAGTGACCAGGTCTGGGGTCCGGCCGAATGGGAATTTTTCCTGCGCGATTTGGAGACCCGTTTTCTCAAGCCCGGCGGTGAAGTCTTTCTGGCATTGAATCCCGAGCCTTACGGCCACTTCACCCCGGAGTTGGAACGTTATTTCCGCGCCCGCGGCGGGTCGATCCACCGCGGAAAGGTGAGGTTGAGCGGAAACGCCGGGTAA
- a CDS encoding MMPL family transporter — translation MSFSPRTSGPPQRFAGLTRWLANLIAHRTGVLVTLALVVAASALYVTVTRRNLDSEVLDLLPAQFPSVQGLKIFNNEFSQARQMVFAFVADEGHQDDIEPFKEHFMAELKQQPWVVRTFDRIPLETDDGLKEVQRLVPVLLLNLPPDQFKDAMKLLEPQAIQERLARLRDTLTGDSIRSQIEVQVDPLGLFSRAMKPFGESSAMDQGSSLTSPDGLLQLALIITNQPGLGPRECQAVMDQLNAFKARMLAEWTGYKPKVLVTGRTAYVAEISRSMDHDGIMSSTLSILIVSGLFYLAFRRFLPLVAICLILGLSALSALAMGMLVFRNLNMIAIGFCSILVGLGVDFSLLLFGRYLQARRAGDDHARAVFVSVRDIGAAVFYVVVTTAIGFMALSFSKSSGFAQLGTLVAFGVAFAGLYMTLFLFMFFKRVRPATGTDFLLAGATRYVESVFRRPAPLLAVSGTILGIAALIALLPVVPLEFDTNPRSLEPKRSQASIALRTIADKLNQEADPVTIVIDARDPQTFHDRWEKLTDDLSAAQKAGEIKRFSTPVALALSPGRFAENRTYLQGIDLGAVTRNVRATLDQNGFDPNAFESVFGILQQLDAQKHQTGLPDWSQLFPQSSSWWFFIDRYFSDRPTRAVGFVYPDHPLRTEAEQKQLLELIHRSDPDAIVTGWSFTLFDLIPWAEGELVTFTTGVGITILVLLWIVYRRLSLWLIHASALLFSMLGMIASLKLMHLPINLLNALAFPLVLAIGVDYGIQFLVVSRREGDLKENLANVLKPLSICGLATVAGFAVLIPAQNPALSGLGVVCTTGVVWCVLSTFFYMVPAFALLQRRRAARPVADAIVRV, via the coding sequence ATGAGCTTTTCTCCTCGGACCTCAGGTCCGCCTCAACGGTTTGCCGGCCTGACGCGCTGGCTGGCGAATTTGATTGCGCATCGAACCGGAGTGCTGGTCACCCTCGCACTGGTGGTCGCCGCGTCCGCACTCTACGTGACGGTTACTCGCAGGAACCTCGACTCGGAAGTGCTCGACCTTCTGCCCGCGCAATTTCCGTCGGTGCAGGGCCTTAAGATTTTCAACAACGAATTCTCCCAGGCGCGCCAGATGGTGTTTGCGTTCGTGGCCGACGAAGGCCACCAGGACGACATCGAGCCGTTCAAGGAACACTTCATGGCGGAACTCAAGCAGCAGCCGTGGGTGGTGCGGACCTTCGACCGGATCCCGCTGGAAACCGACGACGGCTTGAAAGAGGTGCAACGGCTCGTGCCTGTCCTGCTCCTGAATCTGCCCCCGGATCAGTTCAAGGACGCCATGAAACTCCTGGAGCCGCAAGCCATTCAGGAACGGCTTGCCCGGCTCCGTGACACGTTGACGGGCGATTCGATCCGGTCCCAAATCGAGGTGCAGGTGGATCCGCTCGGGTTGTTCAGCCGGGCCATGAAGCCTTTCGGGGAAAGTTCCGCGATGGACCAGGGCAGTTCCCTGACTTCGCCGGACGGCCTCCTCCAATTGGCGCTCATCATTACCAATCAGCCCGGACTCGGTCCCAGGGAGTGCCAGGCCGTGATGGACCAGCTGAATGCCTTCAAGGCGCGCATGCTGGCTGAGTGGACCGGTTACAAACCGAAGGTGCTGGTGACGGGCCGCACCGCGTACGTGGCCGAGATCTCCCGCAGCATGGATCACGACGGCATCATGAGCTCGACCCTCTCGATCCTGATCGTGAGCGGGTTGTTTTACCTCGCGTTCCGGCGGTTTTTGCCCCTGGTCGCGATTTGCCTGATCCTGGGACTGTCCGCGTTGTCCGCCCTGGCGATGGGCATGCTGGTATTTCGGAATCTGAACATGATCGCCATCGGGTTCTGCTCGATCCTGGTCGGTCTGGGCGTAGACTTCAGCCTCCTGCTGTTCGGCCGGTACCTGCAGGCCCGCCGGGCCGGCGATGACCATGCACGGGCGGTTTTTGTCTCCGTACGCGATATCGGGGCGGCCGTCTTTTACGTCGTGGTGACCACGGCCATCGGCTTCATGGCGCTGAGTTTCAGCAAGAGTTCGGGCTTCGCGCAGCTCGGCACCCTGGTGGCTTTCGGCGTCGCGTTCGCCGGCCTGTACATGACCCTGTTCCTGTTCATGTTTTTCAAGCGGGTCCGGCCGGCGACCGGCACCGACTTTTTACTGGCCGGCGCCACCCGGTACGTCGAAAGCGTTTTTCGCCGGCCGGCGCCGTTGCTGGCCGTATCGGGCACGATCCTGGGGATTGCGGCATTGATCGCGCTCCTGCCCGTGGTCCCGCTCGAGTTTGATACGAACCCGCGATCACTGGAGCCGAAGCGAAGCCAGGCCTCCATCGCCTTGCGTACGATCGCCGACAAACTCAACCAGGAGGCAGACCCGGTCACGATCGTCATCGACGCGCGCGATCCTCAGACTTTTCACGATCGCTGGGAAAAGCTCACTGATGACCTGAGTGCCGCTCAAAAGGCGGGTGAGATCAAACGGTTCAGCACGCCCGTGGCCCTGGCGCTTTCGCCCGGACGTTTTGCCGAGAATCGGACGTACCTGCAGGGCATCGACCTCGGCGCGGTAACCCGGAACGTCCGCGCGACCCTCGATCAGAACGGGTTCGACCCTAACGCCTTTGAATCGGTGTTCGGAATCCTGCAGCAACTCGACGCGCAGAAGCACCAAACGGGTCTGCCTGACTGGTCGCAGTTGTTTCCGCAAAGTTCCAGCTGGTGGTTCTTTATCGACCGGTACTTTTCCGATCGTCCGACGCGTGCCGTCGGTTTTGTTTATCCGGACCACCCGCTCCGCACCGAGGCTGAGCAGAAGCAGCTGCTGGAGCTGATTCACCGGTCGGATCCCGATGCGATCGTCACCGGTTGGAGTTTTACGCTGTTTGATCTGATCCCCTGGGCCGAGGGCGAACTCGTCACGTTCACGACGGGCGTGGGCATTACCATTCTGGTGCTGCTCTGGATCGTGTACCGGCGCTTGTCGCTATGGCTGATTCACGCCTCCGCCCTCCTGTTCTCCATGCTGGGCATGATCGCGTCCCTCAAGCTGATGCATTTGCCGATCAACCTGCTGAACGCGCTGGCCTTTCCGCTGGTACTTGCGATCGGGGTTGATTACGGCATCCAGTTCCTGGTCGTAAGCCGGCGTGAGGGTGACCTGAAGGAAAACCTGGCCAATGTCCTGAAGCCGCTCTCGATCTGCGGCCTGGCAACCGTTGCCGGGTTCGCCGTCCTGATTCCGGCTCAAAACCCGGCGCTCAGCGGGCTTGGCGTGGTCTGCACGACGGGCGTCGTTTGGTGCGTGTTGAGCACCTTCTTTTATATGGTGCCGGCCTTTGCGCTGCTTCAGCGCAGGCGCGCCGCCAGGCCGGTTGCGGACGCGATTGTGCGGGTGTAG
- a CDS encoding HNH endonuclease, translated as MLYSQVLVLNRLWQAVHVCSARRAFILLYQGSAQVVSTDPANEYATLDFPEWLRHSQDYRGGDVVGTVARRVRIPKIIVLRTFDRLPKKDVKFSRQNVFERDGHTCQYCGSRFERAELNLDHVVPRDRGGQTNWENVVCSCVRCNTRKGNRLPHEANMRLLRVPRKPRWHPLSAFALEPQHDASWRKFVDVSVWRVELGDAA; from the coding sequence CTGCTTTACAGTCAAGTCCTGGTGTTGAACCGGCTCTGGCAAGCCGTTCACGTGTGCTCCGCGCGCCGAGCTTTCATATTGTTGTACCAGGGCAGCGCACAGGTGGTGTCGACCGATCCGGCCAACGAATATGCCACGCTGGATTTTCCGGAATGGCTGCGGCATTCCCAGGACTACAGGGGCGGTGATGTGGTCGGAACCGTGGCGCGACGGGTGCGTATCCCGAAGATCATCGTGCTGCGCACCTTCGACCGGCTGCCCAAAAAAGACGTAAAATTCAGCCGGCAGAACGTCTTCGAGCGTGATGGCCACACCTGCCAGTATTGCGGTTCCCGGTTTGAGCGGGCCGAGCTTAACCTTGACCACGTGGTGCCGCGGGACCGGGGCGGCCAGACGAATTGGGAAAACGTGGTTTGCTCATGCGTCCGGTGTAATACGCGCAAGGGCAACCGCCTCCCGCATGAAGCCAACATGCGGTTGCTGCGGGTGCCGCGCAAACCGCGCTGGCATCCTCTCAGCGCGTTTGCGCTCGAGCCTCAGCATGATGCGAGTTGGCGCAAGTTTGTCGACGTCTCCGTCTGGCGGGTCGAACTGGGCGATGCGGCCTAA
- the smpB gene encoding SsrA-binding protein SmpB produces MSAEIASNRRAYHSYRITDKIEAGIELKGTEVKSIRAGLANLNNAFARVEPDGVFLYDADIQPYVRASHEQHEPKRRRKLLLHKAEIARLFEASSVKGQALVALRLYWKNHRVKLELGLGQGKTHSDKREDLKEKAERRETDRAISAFNKRNG; encoded by the coding sequence ATGTCAGCGGAGATTGCCAGCAACCGGCGCGCTTACCATAGTTACCGGATCACGGACAAGATCGAAGCCGGTATCGAGCTGAAGGGTACCGAGGTCAAATCGATCCGGGCGGGTTTAGCCAACTTGAACAACGCCTTCGCCAGGGTTGAGCCGGACGGCGTGTTTCTTTATGACGCCGACATTCAGCCGTACGTGCGGGCGAGCCATGAACAGCACGAGCCGAAACGCCGGCGCAAACTCCTGTTGCATAAGGCCGAGATCGCACGGCTGTTCGAAGCGAGCTCCGTAAAAGGTCAAGCCCTCGTGGCGCTCCGGCTTTATTGGAAGAACCATCGCGTCAAACTCGAACTCGGCCTGGGCCAGGGTAAAACCCACAGCGATAAACGCGAGGATCTGAAGGAGAAAGCGGAACGTCGCGAAACCGATCGGGCCATCTCCGCCTTCAATAAGCGTAATGGGTAA
- a CDS encoding DNA-directed RNA polymerase subunit omega: protein MSSHLLEEAAKIIPNTAVLVNVVSKRVRQLSNGRQPLVEVGPRMSHADIAFKEIIEGKLKIDASPQAGPDLE from the coding sequence ATGTCCAGTCATTTGCTCGAGGAAGCTGCCAAGATCATCCCGAATACGGCGGTCCTGGTTAACGTGGTCTCAAAACGAGTACGCCAACTCAGCAATGGCCGGCAACCGCTGGTCGAAGTGGGTCCTCGCATGTCGCACGCCGACATTGCCTTTAAGGAAATCATCGAGGGCAAACTCAAAATCGATGCTTCCCCGCAAGCCGGGCCCGACCTGGAGTGA
- the tgt gene encoding tRNA guanosine(34) transglycosylase Tgt has product MAFQLLVTDPCSQARRGRLQMPRGTIETPVFMPVGTQGTVKATSPAELRELGAQIILGNTYHLFLRPGLEVIEHFDGLHRFMGWERPILTDSGGFQVFSLARLRRIKEEGVHFSSHIDGRPCFLSPEIAMEIQTALGSDIAMVFDECPPYPCERAYAEASLERTLRWARRCREWADRADPARHPLVFGIVQGSVYPELRERSARELVGQSFDGYAIGGVSVGEPEPAMMRAVEQSVPFLPKDQPRYAMGLGTPPQIVEMVARGVDMFDCVLPTRLARNGTAFTAQGTLNLKNQRFRTDERPIEAGCACATCHDFTRGYIRHLIKAEEILGLRLITIHNLHFYLNLMAQIRAAIENGTFPQFRKNFGSNYVRHVPGTGGGPEGSEDAPLWEDPNGATAGTHDPSSACEPG; this is encoded by the coding sequence ATGGCGTTTCAACTGCTGGTCACCGACCCATGCTCGCAGGCGCGTCGCGGCCGGCTTCAGATGCCCCGCGGTACGATTGAGACCCCGGTGTTTATGCCCGTCGGTACTCAGGGCACCGTGAAAGCCACCAGTCCCGCCGAACTGCGTGAACTCGGCGCGCAGATCATCCTGGGAAACACGTACCATCTTTTCCTGCGGCCCGGCCTGGAGGTCATCGAACATTTTGATGGCCTGCACCGGTTCATGGGTTGGGAGCGCCCGATCCTTACCGACAGCGGCGGTTTCCAGGTTTTCTCATTGGCCAGGTTGCGGCGGATCAAGGAGGAAGGCGTCCATTTCAGCAGCCACATCGATGGGCGTCCCTGTTTCCTGAGTCCGGAAATCGCGATGGAAATCCAGACCGCCCTAGGGTCTGACATCGCGATGGTTTTTGACGAGTGCCCGCCCTATCCATGCGAACGAGCGTACGCGGAGGCCAGCCTCGAACGCACCTTGCGCTGGGCCCGGCGCTGCCGGGAGTGGGCGGACCGGGCGGATCCGGCCCGCCATCCCCTGGTTTTCGGCATCGTGCAAGGGTCCGTTTATCCGGAATTACGGGAGCGGAGCGCCCGCGAACTGGTCGGGCAATCCTTCGACGGCTACGCGATCGGCGGCGTCAGCGTCGGCGAACCCGAACCCGCGATGATGCGCGCGGTCGAACAGAGCGTGCCCTTCCTTCCGAAAGACCAGCCGCGTTACGCGATGGGCTTGGGAACCCCGCCCCAGATCGTCGAGATGGTCGCGCGCGGGGTTGACATGTTTGACTGCGTGCTGCCGACGCGGCTGGCGCGGAACGGCACCGCCTTCACCGCTCAAGGCACGCTCAATCTGAAAAACCAGCGATTCCGGACGGACGAGCGTCCGATCGAAGCGGGTTGCGCGTGCGCCACGTGCCACGACTTCACCCGCGGATATATCCGGCACCTGATCAAGGCTGAGGAGATTTTAGGTCTCCGCCTTATAACCATCCACAACCTGCATTTCTACCTGAACCTCATGGCCCAGATCCGGGCTGCGATCGAAAACGGCACTTTCCCGCAATTCCGAAAAAACTTCGGGTCAAATTACGTGCGCCACGTGCCCGGGACCGGGGGCGGTCCTGAGGGCAGCGAGGACGCCCCGCTTTGGGAAGACCCCAACGGCGCCACGGCCGGGACTCACGATCCATCGTCTGCGTGCGAACCTGGTTGA
- a CDS encoding polyphosphate kinase 2 family protein, translated as MFHVGEHLSKTGGFDLKALMVEPESKISLTKDFDPGYTGDYKDKGDAEAATLHNVQQLATFQDILYASRTYALLIVLQALDAAGKDSTIKHVMSGVNPQGCDVHSFKSPSAEELGHDYLWRSVKVLPERGRIGIFNRSYYEEVLVVRVHPEFLAAEHLPPTDPDTSLWKQRFQEINNFERHIVDNGMIVLKFFLNVSKKEQMKRFLARIDDPEKNWKFSAADLRERRYWDDYMDAYEDMFNHTSTAAAPWFIIPADHKWFTRLAVSQIIAETMASLSLAYPKATPEQLAALRKAKDELEAEKKA; from the coding sequence ATGTTCCACGTTGGCGAGCATCTGTCCAAAACCGGCGGTTTCGACCTCAAGGCCCTTATGGTCGAGCCCGAAAGCAAGATTTCTCTTACCAAGGATTTCGATCCCGGTTACACGGGCGACTACAAGGATAAGGGCGACGCGGAGGCGGCCACGCTGCACAACGTCCAGCAACTTGCCACGTTCCAGGACATCCTCTACGCCAGCCGCACCTACGCGCTCCTGATCGTTCTCCAGGCATTGGACGCGGCCGGTAAGGACAGCACGATCAAGCACGTCATGTCCGGGGTAAACCCGCAGGGCTGCGACGTCCATAGCTTCAAGTCGCCCAGCGCGGAAGAGCTCGGCCACGATTACCTTTGGCGTTCCGTCAAAGTGCTGCCTGAACGGGGGCGCATCGGGATTTTCAACCGTTCCTATTACGAGGAAGTGCTGGTCGTTCGTGTGCATCCGGAATTCCTGGCCGCGGAGCATCTGCCGCCGACTGATCCGGATACCTCCCTCTGGAAACAGCGTTTTCAGGAAATCAATAACTTTGAACGCCACATCGTCGATAACGGCATGATCGTGCTCAAGTTCTTTCTGAACGTCTCAAAGAAAGAGCAGATGAAGCGATTTCTGGCCCGGATCGACGACCCGGAGAAAAACTGGAAGTTTTCGGCCGCGGACCTTCGGGAAAGGAGATACTGGGACGACTACATGGACGCTTATGAGGACATGTTCAACCACACGAGCACCGCTGCCGCGCCCTGGTTCATCATCCCTGCCGATCACAAGTGGTTTACGCGCCTGGCGGTGTCGCAAATCATCGCCGAAACGATGGCGAGCCTGAGTCTCGCCTACCCGAAGGCTACGCCGGAACAACTCGCGGCGCTCCGGAAGGCCAAGGACGAGCTCGAGGCCGAGAAGAAGGCCTAA